The following proteins are encoded in a genomic region of Cercospora beticola chromosome 8, complete sequence:
- a CDS encoding uncharacterized protein (antiSMASH:Cluster_7), which produces MALIPALHAAEHLHAIVDMGSNGIRFSLSSLQPPTQRIMPTLYQHRVGISLYDAQYSQTGERIPIDDKTIKAVTAAFKQFKRTCQDFGVPEQNTTVLATEATRTAINSELFRAEIKKAVGWEVTMLAKEEEGRVGAMGVASSLPSLSGLVMDLGGGSTQLSWIVKNGASDGVRLPPSGAVSMPYGAAAMARRLAEAEKTGTTAKLREEVYSAVRNAYETLQVPKELERAATEAGGFTLYLSGGGFRGWGYVLMSQHRIQPYPIPVINGFRVSRNAFLEIDQVKAAAADSLEPTGEGELFRISERRAGQVPAVAFLVNVLAEALPQVKEVRFCQGGVREGHLFSSFPTELKAELPLVVATRPFANTESSKKLVAILESAFPAGSTSGAADDYKSIFIPDLLEAFANLIYYHSSHSKDLQASAALRSTTAGVLASVHGITHEARTLIALLLCARWGGSIPPSDQVFKRNLEQLIESPWTLWWINYLGAVASLIASIYPAGPLVGHERLRLKAAWDRDEKQRALLVLEVGVSGDVDEEVVEHEAHEVEKVGKRKRWIGGRDGIGHRLSVKVHSIRS; this is translated from the coding sequence ATGGCACTAATTCCGGCCCTTCATGCCGCAGAGCATCTCCACGCAATCGTGGACATGGGCTCAAATGGGATTCGATTCAGTCTATCAAGTCTGCAACCACCGACACAACGCATAATGCCAACTCTATACCAGCACCGAGTAGGCATCTCACTTTACGATGCACAATATTCACAAACAGGCGAAAGAATCCCGATAGACGACAAGACCATCAAGGCCGTCACAGCAGCTTTCAAGCAATTCAAACGCACTTGTCAAGATTTCGGAGTACCAGAGCAGAATACTACAGTATTGGCAACAGAAGCTACGCGAACTGCTATTAATTCGGAACTTTTTCGCGCggagatcaagaaggcaGTTGGGTGGGAAGTGACGATGCTTGCtaaggaagaggaaggtaGGGTGGGTGCTATGGGTGTGGCATCTTCTTTACCTTCGTTGAGTGGGCTTGTTATGGATCTTGGAGGTGGGAGTACGCAGTTGAGTTGGATTGTGAAGAATGGGGCTAGTGATGGGGTGCGATTGCCGCCTTCTGGAGCTGTTAGTATGCCTTATGGCgctgctgcgatggcgaGGCGGCTTGCTGAGGCGGAGAAGACTGGGACGACTGCGAAGCTGCGAGAGGAAGTCTACAGCGCAGTGAGAAATGCTTACGAGACTTTGCAAGTGCCGAAGGAATTGGAGAGAGCTGCGACAGAAGCGGGTGGATTCACGTTGTATCTTTCTGGAGGCGGGTTTCGTGGCTGGGGTTATGTGCTGATGAGCCAGCATCGTATTCAGCCATACCCGATACCTGTGATCAACGGCTTTCGTGTCAGCAGAAATGCTTTCCTGGAAATCGATCAAGTcaaggctgcagctgcggaTTCACTCGAACCCactggagaaggcgagcTGTTCAGGATATCGGAACGTCGTGCTGGACAAGTACCAGCTGTTGCATTCCTTGTCAACGTCCTTGCTGAAGCGCTGCCACAAGTCAAGGAGGTTCGTTTTTGTCAAGGTGGTGTCCGGGAAGGTCATCTATTCTCATCGTTTCCAACGGAACTCAAAGCAGAGCTGCCTCTGGTTGTGGCTACCCGACCCTTCGCAAACACAGAATCTTCGAAGAAACTTGTCGCAATTCTCGAATCTGCATTTCCTGCAGGCTCAACATCTGGTGCTGCGGATGACTACAAGAGCATCTTTATCCCGGACTTGCTCGAAGCGTTCGCGAATCTGATATACTACCACTCCAGCCATTCCAAAGACCTCCAGGCTTCAGCAGCACTCCGTAGCACCACAGCAGGCGTCCTCGCCAGCGTTCACGGCATCACTCACGAAGCCAGAACGCTCATAGCATTACTGCTTTGTGCAAGATGGGGAGGAAGCATACCTCCAAGCGACCAAGTCTTTAAGCGCAACCTTGAACAACTGATCGAATCACCTTGGACACTATGGTGGATCAACTATCTCGGCGCAGTGGCTTCCTTGATCGCAAGTATCTACCCTGCAGGGCCACTGGTAGGACATGAGCGACTCCGCCTCAAAGCCGCATGGGACAGAGATGAAAAGCAGCGAGCGCTTTTGGTCTTGGAAGTCGGTGTCTCCGGCGATGTGGATGAAGAAGTTGTCGAACACGAGGCGCACGAGGTAGAGAAGGTTGGTAAGCGGAAACGCTGGATTGGTGGGCGAGACGGCATCGGTCATCGATTATCTGTCAAGGTCCATTCTATCAGATCTTGA
- a CDS encoding uncharacterized protein (SMCOG1106:major facilitator transporter~antiSMASH:Cluster_7), translating into MADTKTAVDMIEDHEPRKGSITVNADAALHGDRALAMIGDERVRLTEEDNKRIRRKTNKVILTILIWVYFLQILDKSVLGYGATFGMKESTGLVGNQYSLVGSIAPIAQLAWQPFSSYLIVRVPHRILMPALVLGWGIAQTCMAFAFNYEGLLAARFFLGLFEGGCLPLFSIITSQWYRRAEQPIIVAAWYSTNGLATIAASALSFGLGHINSSVLESWQIIFLFVGLVTVITAPVVYWKLDNDIPSARFLIEEEKPQAIERLRANQTGTGSREFKWGHITELALDTKTYLWIALSLLLNVGASVTNVFGPTIISGFGYDKFITSLLNMPFGALQFIMILFASWAAQKFKIKSLILVALVLPVVAGLAMLYTISHTDSNQGALMAGYYLLAFLFGGNPLIVSWVVGNTAGTTKKSAVMSVYNAASSSGNIIGPLLFNSRDAPTYRPGLRAVLGIFVAFGACVLLQGANLMFMNKLQERKRVANGKPAKIKDLSMSNEYQDVDDAVDSEAGEQHARIGDQAFLDLTDLKNDEFVFIY; encoded by the exons ATGGCTGATACCAAGACTGCCGTTGACATGATTGAGGACCACGAGCCGCGAAAGGGTAGCATCACAGTGAATGCAGATGCTGCTCTACATGGAGACAGAGCGCTGGCGATGATTGGTGATGAAAGAGTTAGATTGACAGAAGAGGAT AACAAACGCATACGACGGAAGACGAACAAAGTCATCTTGACTATCCTGATCTGGGTGTACTTTCTTCAAATC CTGGACAAATCAGTGCTTGGATATGGAGCGACTTTCGGAATGAAAGAATCTACTGGCCTCGTGGGTAACCAATACTCTCTGGTCGGCAGTATCGCACCTATCGCACAGCTCGCTTGGCAGCCATTCTCATCCTATTTGATCGTCCGAGTTCCCCACCGGATTCTGATGCCCGCTCTGGTTCTGGGTTGGGGCATTGCTCAGACGTGTATGGCATTCGCCTTCAACTACGAAGGACTACTTGCTGCACGCTTCTTTCTGGGACTCTTCGAGGGTGGCTGCTTGCCCCTCTTCAGCATCATTACCTCGCAATGGTACCGCCGAGCAGAGCAACCCATCATCGTAGCTGCATGGTACAGCACGAATGGTCTTGCAACGATCGCTGCTAGTGCATTGAGCTTTGGTCTTGGTCATATCAACTCTTCTGTGCTGGAGAGCTGGCAAATCATCTTCCTGTTCGTCGGTCTGGTGACGGTCATTACAGCACCTGTTGTATATTGGAAGCTTGACAACGACATTCCATCAGCACGATTCTTAATTGAGGAGGAGAAACCGCAAGCTATTGAGCGTCTGAGAGCCAATCAAACCGGTACCGGAAGCCGCGAATTCAAGTGGGGCCATATAACGGAGCTGGCCCTCGATACCAAGACATACCTATGGATTGCTCTATCATTACTCCTCAACGTTGGCGCAAGCGTGACAAACGTATTTGGACCGACGATCATCAGTGGCTTTGGATACGACAAGTTTATCACTTCACTTTTGAATATGCCGTTCGGGGCGCTGCAATTTATCATGATTCTGTTCGCTTCATGGGCTGCACAGAAGTTCAAAATCAAGTCACTTATCCTCGTGGCACTTGTTTTACCTGTTGTCGCTGGTCTGGCCATGCTGTACACCATCTCACATACGGATTCGAACCAAGGAGCTCTGATGGCAGGCTATTACCTTTTGGCCTTCTTATTCGGTGGCAATCCCTTGATCGTGTCCTGGGTCGTCGGAAACACCGCAGGCACAACCAAAAAGAGCGCCGTGATGTCCGTATACAACGCTGCTTCGAGCAGCGGAAATATCATCGGGCCATTATTGTTCAATTCTCGAGACGCTCCGACATATCGACCAGGTCTGAGAGCCGTGCTCGGTATCTTTGTGGCCTTTGGAGCGTGTGTGCTACTTCAGGGCGCTAATTTGATGTTCATGAACAAACTCCAAGAGCGCAAGAGAGTCGCAAATGGCAAGCCAGCGAAGATCAAGGATCTTAGTATGTCGAATGAATACCAGGATGTGGACGATGCCGTGGACTCGGAAGCGGGAGAACAGCACGCGAGAATCGGAGACCAGGCGTTCCTTGATTTGACAGATTTGAAGAACGATGAGTTTGTGTTCATTTATTGA
- a CDS encoding uncharacterized protein (antiSMASH:Cluster_7~CAZy:GT20): MQQWEQFERELVKRGWRMSPITRPTAERQDSTLPAHLREDVTSIPVTPTVSNEAYVPPSTGSALTRDPPTHVLEAIGAAGQQEYFSDRPGPSTDPNSAQRATDGAKNGEDILRRLSLTGPTSTTDYDSIDPRTAHPSLGLTGNIISANFAVPYKVGYTTSGEWELQQRRGTSALFDSFSWLASEKSPWKHTLVGWTGEIDRVIRRKDDDHSAGTNGITSMDSVPLSKQSAPIPVNKGEKSPQPTELSELHVPLADRRKLERKLAAESGGHVSPVWLWDDIDDNEVATFRNQARWRRYAEHELFTLFHYKQNEPSDGRALRKTWADYCLLNKTFADHIVSIYTPGDIILIHDYHLLLLPSLLRQRLPNVYIGFFLHVPFPSSEYYRCLTRRKEILEGVLGSNMIGFQAYSYARHFSSCCTRILSFASSSAGVDAYGAHVPVDVFPIGINAEATIKAAFESPGVETKIQSLREQYHGKQIIVGRDRLDTVRGVAQKLQAFEIFLERHPDMHDKVVLIQVTSPTSIEDRDDKGDKTANKISELVARINGTYGSLSFTPVQHYPQYLSEEEYFALLRIADLGLITSVRDGMNTTALEYVACQRDNHGPLIISEFSGTAGSLADAIHINPWDLGGTADEIYAALQMGREEREQKHQLLNQHVTTNTVQYWTSSYIKRLLTNLASYDQSFVTPVLDRAKLLQRYRNSSRRLFMFDYDGTLTPIVNDPNSAIPSDRVIRSLKTLASDPKNQVWIISGRDQQFLDEWMGHIPELGLSAEHGAFMRPPNSNNWENLTKTLDMSWQEDVMKVFTRYSEQTQGSFIERKKIAVTWHYRRADPELGPYRARECQRYLQQTVAREYEVEVMTGKANLEVRPRFVNKGEIARRLVIEYGMEPSKAPDFVLCAGDDFTDEDMFRSLGQSHLPQDHRFAVTVGAKTKQTLASWHLLEPADVISCIALLNGSADGGNVGAVAALDASITSMQCHRLALRAVCRASNAYDPSRALRSAFGTATPRREHNDRIPSAWEPTEWEELPDTVRQQETAGVKDAEPNTEHEDSPTASAEATKTTSKQDARATSGERKHMQIVRRIKTRAQGNEAAKTEVTSLQQYVRGILRRQVARAEAFPPSGRGDVPSAAMSDERLWLPHLNGKLFVGADKWQPEIVNLALLNRRLHEDKRYTEEWSPHEKGQIGAAFDYRPRVVQPRTPVIGEDVSPPAPWETAPKGRREGNLRGIAYAEHEFEKAIARFVNYMKPTPLETFARKTAAKEVMSFIQETLRGHQNIAAELQGSEKTGLAMPTSDIDIRVWEQSDEEVPYRAKPYVLGKRILKSMRPLEYALRKHPERFVLVTFRDGLHPIINFQHRPSGLDFQIVAGRPSYLQEDAVAKYLSEIPQLRALFTVVRTFFDVRGLLPVYSGGIGSYGCFVMLIPPILRAKKTLSAPVLGLLRRVFAFYRPCNVVDPTNYGVSCFPRQIFKKHDPDHVYDLFARYAERRGDPIRAGQWRIGQRRKYLPYLLTLQDPANPNNDLGARTYAIKHILATFMRARRDLRRWKVRMARDPQTPYEPFLEQLVGRPDLLYREQRQALEEYGRAVKDGKEPSYLTEDEAAQLLHGHGFGDGHKGALIRKVWE, from the exons ATGCAGCAGTGGGAGCAATTCGAGCGCGAGCTCGTGAAACGCGGCTGGCGAATGTCGCCCATCACTCGTCCAACCGCCGAGAGGCAGGACAGCACGCTGCCTGCCCACCTCCGTGAAGACGTCACGAGCATTCCAGTCACTCCAACTGTCAGCAACGAGGCCTACGTACCCCCAAGCACAGGCTCGGCACTCACGCGCGACCCGCCCACCCACGTCCTCGAAGCCATTGGCGCTGCCGGACAACAAGAGTATTTCTCGGATCGACCGGGGCCATCGACGGACCCGAACTCAGCTCAACGAGCCACCGATGGAGCCAAGAATGGAGAAGACATTCTCCGCCGTCTGAGTCTCACTGGACCGACTTCCACGACCGACTATGATAGTATCGACCCTCGCACCGCTCACCCTAGCTTGGGCCTGACTGGCAACATCATCAGCGCAAATTTTGCCGTGCCCTACAAGGTCGGCTACACCACTTCAGGGGAATGG GAGCTCCAGCAGAGAAGAGGTACATCCGCTCTCTTCGACTCGTTCTCGTGGCTCGCGTCCGAGAAGTCTCCTTGGAAGCACACCCTAGTCGGCTGGACTGGAGAAATTGATCGAGTGATCCGCCGTAAGGATGACGATCATTCTGCAGGGACCAATGGAATCACTTCGATGGACTCGGTCCCACTCAGCAAGCAGTCCGCTCCCATACCAGTCAACAAGGGCGAGAAATCTCCGCAGCCAACCGAACTCTCGGAATTGCATGTGCCCTTGGCCGACAGACGCAAGCTCGAGAGGAAGCTCGCGGCGGAATCTGGCGGCCATGTCTCTCCTGTCTGGTTGTGGGACGACATTGACGACAACGAAGTAGCAACCTTCCGGAACCAAGCTCGATGGAGGCGGTACGCAGAACACGAGCTATTCACGTTGTTCCACTACAAGCAGAATGAGCCCAGCGACGGTCGAGCTCTTCGGAAGACTTGGGCGGACTATTGCCTGCTCAACAAGACTTTCGCAGATCACATTGTCAGCATCTACACTCCTGGCGACATCATCCTGATTCACGACTATcacctgctgcttctgccaaGCTTGTTGAGGCAACGCCTGCCAAACGTCTACATTGGCTTCTTCCTACACGTACCGTTCCCCAGTAGTGAATACTACAGGTGCCTGACTCGCCGCAAGGAAATACTTGAGGGAGTTCTTGGCTCCAACATGATTGGCTTCCAGGCATACAGTTATGCTCGCCACTTCTCCTCTTGCTGCACGCGCATCCTTTCATTTGCATCTTCATCTGCCGGCGTGGATGCATACGGAGCTCATGTGCCAGTGGATGTGTTCCCCATCGGAATCAACGCGGAAGCCACGATCAAGGCTGCGTTCGAGTCTCCCGGGGTCGAAACCAAAATACAATCGCTTCGCGAACAGTACCACGGGAAGCAGATCATCGTCGGGCGCGATCGTCTTGACACAGTCCGAGGTGTTGCACAAAAGCTGCAAGCGTTCGAGATATTTCTTGAACGCCATCCGGACATGCACGACAAGGTTGTCCTCATCCAGGTCACGAGCCCCACTAGCATTGAGGATCGCGATGACAAAGGTGACAAGACTGCCAACAAGATCTCTGAGTTGGTCGCGAGAATCAACGGAACGTATGGATCGTTGAGTTTCACGCCAGTTCAGCACTATCCCCAGTATCTCTCAGAGGAAGAGTATTTCGCATTGCTTCGTATTGCCGACCTGGGCTTGATCACGAGTGTCCGCGATGGCATGAACACGACAGCTCTCGAATACGTTGCTTGTCAGCGCGACAACCACGGTCCTCTGATAATCTCTGAGTTCTCTGGTACGGCTGGCAGTCTGGCTGATGCCATTCACATCAACCCATGGGATCTTGGAGGCACGGCGGACGAGATTTACGCCGCGTTGCAAATGGGTCGAGAGGAGCGAGAGCAGAAGCACCAACTGCTGAATCAGCATGTGACAACCAACACGGTGCAATACTGGACCTCGAGCTACATCAAGCGTCTGCTGACGAACCTTGCTTCTTACGATCAATCATTCGTAACCCCAGTTCTCGACCGCGCAAAGCTGTTGCAACGGTATCGCAATTCATCAAGACGTCTGTTCATGTTCGATTATGACGGTACCCTGACACCAATCGTCAATGACCCGAACTCAGCGATCCCATCAGATAGAGTCATCCGATCGCTGAAGACACTTGCTTCGGACCCTAAGAATCAGGTCTGGATTATCAGCGGCCGCGACCAACAATTTCTCGACGAATGGATGGGACACATTCCCGAGCTCGGTCTGTCTGCTGAGCACGGAGCATTCATGCGACCACCGAACTCGAACAATTGGGAGAACTTGACCAAAACGCTGGACATGTCGTGGCAGGAAGATGTTATGAAGGTCTTCACTCGCTACTCGGAACAGACACAGGGAAGTTTCATCGAACGCAAGAAGATCGCGGTGACCTGGCACTACCGGCGTGCGGATCCAGAGCTTGGACCGTATCGCGCTCGGGAGTGCCAGAGGTATCTGCAGCAAACAGTGGCGAGGGAATACGAGGTCGAAGTCATGACCGGAAAAGCGAACTTGGAAGTGCGGCCTCGCTTTGTCAACAAGGGCGAGATTGCGAGGCGTCTGGTTATAGAGTACGGCATGGAACCATCAAAGGCTCCGGACTTCGTACTCTGTGCTGGGGACGACTTCACTGATGAAG ATATGTTCCGCTCGCTCGGCCAGTCTCATTTGCCGCAAGATCATCGCTTCGCAGTCACCGTAGGTGCAAAGACCAAGCAGACGCTCGCATCATGGCATCTGCTCGAGCCTGCAGATGTCATCTCGTGCATCGCGTTGCTCAATGGCAGTGCCGACGGCGGAAATGTGGGAGCAGTGGCCGCTCTGGATG CTTCCATCACCTCCATGCAATGCCATCGACTGGCACTGCGCGCCGTTTGCCGTGCGAGTAACGCTTACGACCCATCGCGAGCACTTCGCTCTGCTTTTGGAACCGCCACGCCACGAAGAGAACACAATGATCGCATTCCGTCTGCATGGGAGCCAACTGAATGGGAAGAATTGCCAGATACTGTGCGGCAGCAGGAAACTGCAGGTGTGAAAGATGCAGAGCCCAACACTGAACACGAAGACTCGCCGACAGCCTCCGCCGAGGCTACAAAGACGACATCGAAACAAGATGCGCGGGCAACAAGTGGGGAGCGCAAACACATGCAAATAGTGCGACGCATAAAGACGCGAGCACAGGGCAATGAAGCAGCAAAAACGGAGGTGACCTCTCTCCAACAATACGTGCGAGGGATATTGCGGCGCCAAGTTGCTCGAGCAGAGGCATTCCCGCCAAGCGGGCGAGGTGATGTACCATCCGCAGCCATGTCCGATGAACGGCTCTGGCTTCCACACCTGAACGGGAAATTGTTTGTTGGGGCGGATAAGTGGCAGCCCGAAATAGTCAATTTGGCCTTGCTTAATCGACGACTGCACGAGGACAAGCGTTACACAGAGGAATGGTCTCCTCACGAAAAAGGGCAAATTGGAGCCGCATTCGACTATCGGCCGAGGGTTGTGCAGCCTCGCACGCCTGTCATAGGAGAAGACGTATCACCTCCCGCGCCATGGGAGACAGCTCCAAAAGGGAGGCGAGAAGGGAATCTTCGTGGTATTGCGTATGCTGAACACGAGTTCGAGAAAGCGATCGCGCGGTTTGTCAACTATATGAAGCCCACTCCACTAGAAACATTCGCACGGAAGACTGCCGCCAAGGAGGTCATGTCTTTTATCCAGGAGACATTGCGCGGACACCAAAACATTGCAGCTGAGCTTCAAGGCTCCGAGAAAACCGGGTTGGCCATGCCAACCTCAGACATTGACATCCGAGTTTGGGAGCAGTCAGACGAAGAAGTCCCCTATAGGGCGAAACCATATGTCCTGGGCAAAAGGATATTGAAATCTATGAGACCACTCGAATACGCTTTGAGAAAACACCCAGAAAGATTCGTGCTGGTGACATTCCGTGACGGCCTCCACCCGATCATCAATTTCCAGCATCGACCATCTGGCCTCGATTTCCAGATTGTAGCAGGCAGGCCTTCATATCTCCAAGAAGATGCCGTCGCAAAGTATCTTTCAGAGATACCTCAGCTGCGTGCTCTATTTACTGTCGTCCGTACCTTTTTCGACGTCAGAGGCCTGCTGCCCGTGTATTCCGGCGGTATTGGCTCATACGGCTGTTTCGTCATGCTCATACCACCAATATTGCGCGCAAAAAAGACACTGTCGGCTCCTGTCCTCGGTTTACTGCGCCGCGTCTTCGCTTTTTACCGTCCGTGCAACGTGGTCGATCCCACCAATTACGGAGTATCCTGCTTTCCACGCCAGATCTTCAAGAAGCATGACCCGGACCATGTATACGACCTATTCGCGCGTTACGCCGAGCGAAGAGGGGATCCAATCCGAGCTGGACAATGGCGGATAGGCCAACGTAGAAAATACCTGCCATACCTGCTTACGTTGCAGGACCCAGCGAACCCAAATAATGATTTGGGTGCCCGCACGTATGCCATCAAACACATCCTAGCCACGTTCATGAGAGCGCGAAGGGATTTGCGGCGTTGGAAAGTGAGGATGGCACGCGATCCTCAGACACCATATGAGCCGTTCCTTGAACAGCTTGTTGGACGTCCGGATCTCCTGTATCGGGAGCAGCGGCAGGCACTCGAAGAGTATGGACGAGCGGTTAAGGATGGCAAAGAGCCCTCCTACTTGACTGAAGATGAGGCCGCCCAGCTTCTGCACGGTCACGGGTTTGGCGATGGTCATAAGGGCGCACTGATTAGGAAAGTGTGGGAGTGA
- a CDS encoding uncharacterized protein (antiSMASH:Cluster_7) gives MAQPPSSGNPVMIRPEQIDQLPFLDAPSKLQYKQGLTQIWNQFNNSPEGSDQRKEAETKIRTASSRLMAQLANRNRPNSAQGQPGQQNQQPRPAQQGGQPQQMSQQQQGQQPGQQAGQMTQQQMAQAQAAARARQQGQGGQGGNAMGNQQQLPQLMPKSQEDLDNVVLTIPAEQQQAWRNQAHSILAKRDQILNQARSVQSQLSRYQQSQQPVPENMRKNFEAAKQAVATVNQNWNNWKARGEGRADGAQQARPATQQGAVNATSQQQQPDAKPTNGLPSPPQPQAGFQQNQQGASQNQQNAQPPQAANQQQMAQSSGQPQQQPQQQQNFPQQNNMGSQMQQQRPPQINTSIPNQAATGQQSGAPQTAMPNSAGQNGRQPQPLTHQAAMASAAESYHRENQPQQQGPQAPQMPNGLPFSTQPNNTSQQNTPTYPNLQTTQQSSANTKFPIPKTLQLGPQTQQPVPGPPARPTYNNAGMMQQPGIQRPPPFTLEGEGDRVLSKRKLDELVRQVTGAAPAASDSESSNVLSPEVEEVMLELADDFTDSVLGDACKLAKMRPNQTLDIRDIQIVLERKYGIRIPGYSLEEARTVKKFQPAAAWQNKMQAVQAAKVMGGRDP, from the coding sequence ATGGCGCAACCTCCGAGCTCTGGGAACCCGGTCATGATTCGGCCAGAGCAGATCGACCAGCTGCCATTCCTTGACGCTCCCTCGAAGCTCCAGTATAAGCAAGGATTGACGCAGATATGGAATCAGTTCAACAACAGCCCGGAAGGCAGTGACCAGCGCAAAGAGGCAGAGACAAAGATTCGTACCGCAAGCAGTCGACTCATGGCTCAGCTTGCGAACAGGAATCGCCCAAACTCAGCGCAGGGCCAGCCTGGGCAACAGAACCAGCAGCCGCGACCGGCACAGCAGGGCGggcagccacagcagatgtcgcagcaacagcagggaCAACAGCCCGGCCAGCAGGCTGGTCAAATGACCCAGCAGCAAATGGCGCAGGCTCAAGCGGCTGCTCGCGCGCGACAGCAAGGTCAAGGAGGACAGGGCGGCAATGCGATGGGAAACCAACAACAACTTCCTCAGCTCATGCCAAAATCGCAAGAAGATCTCGACAATGTCGTATTGACGATTCCTgcagagcaacagcaagccTGGCGCAACCAAGCCCACTCCATCCTCGCCAAGCGCGATCAGATTTTGAACCAGGCGCGCAGCGTACAGAGCCAGCTCAGTAGATATCAGCAATCACAACAGCCAGTACCGGAAAACATGCGGAAGAATTTTGAGGCCGCAAAGCAGGCGGTCGCTACTGTGAACCAGAACTGGAACAATTGGAAGGCACGTGGCGAAGGCAGAGCCGATGGTGCTCAGCAAGCCCGTCCCGCAACTCAGCAGGGCGCAGTGAATGCTACgtcgcaacagcaacagccggACGCCAAGCCTACAAATGGATTGCCTTCTCCCCCACAGCCACAAGCTGGCTTCCAGCAGAATCAACAAGGCGCTTCTCAAAACCAACAGAACGCGCAACCGCCGCAAGCCGCAAATCAACAGCAGATGGCGCAGAGCTCGGGTCaaccgcagcagcaaccgcagcagcagcaaaattTTCCACAGCAGAATAACATGGGCtcgcagatgcagcagcaacggcCACCGCAGATCAACACGAGCATCCCGAACCAGGCTGCCACTGGTCAGCAGTCCGGCGCGCCGCAGACGGCGATGCCCAACAGTGCGGGACAGAATGGTCGGCAGCCACAGCCTCTTACTCATCAAGCTGCTATGGCGTCCGCTGCCGAGTCCTATCATCGCGAAAACCAGCCTCAGCAACAGGGGCCGCAGGCTCCTCAGATGCCCAACGGGCTCCCATTCAGCACGCAGCCGAACAATACGTCGCAGCAGAATACGCCCACCTACCCAAATCTGCAGACAACACAGCAAAGCAGCGCCAACACCAAGTTCCCGATCCCGAAAACCCTTCAACTCGGACCACAGACTCAGCAGCCCGTGCCTGGCCCGCCTGCGCGCCCAACATACAACAATGCCGGCATGATGCAGCAACCTGGCATACAGCGCCCGCCGCCCTTCACTCTGGAGGGCGAAGGCGACCGTGTGCTGAGCAAGCGCAAACTGGACGAGCTCGTGCGGCAAGTGACTGGCGCTGCGCCAGCAGCCTCGGATAGCGAATCATCCAACGTTCTTAGCCccgaggtggaggaggtcatGCTGGAGCTCGCCGACGACTTCACGGATAGTGTGCTCGGAGACGCTTGCAAGCTCGCAAAGATGCGACCCAACCAGACACTCGACATTCGTGATATTCAAATCGTGCTCGAGCGCAAGTATGGGATCCGTATTCCAGGCTACAGTTTGGAGGAGGCTAGAACAGTCAAGAAGTTCCAGCCTGCAGCTGCGTGGCAGAACAAGATGCAGGCTGTGCAAGCAGCGAAGGTCATGGGAGGAAGAGATCCTTAG